The uncultured Ilyobacter sp. genome has a segment encoding these proteins:
- a CDS encoding YicC/YloC family endoribonuclease — MRSMTGYSKELFENDDFRVKIEIKSVNNKNLNLKIKLPYILNFLENKIKTEVASRVSRGSVDLRIDFEDKRELGELFEYNGNLASSYMKVLERLEEDFNEKFSSKLDILIKQPSVVRKNELEIDEAEYADIVKNTLHKAIDSFLEMKEGEGARLKLYFEERLKSIEEKVAQIIEKKEDVVDDYREKLLERLDRVRRDIEFKKEDMLKEILLFTDKSDISEETSRLESHIEQLKMELEKNGSSIGKKLDFILQEMFRELNTTGVKCNLYDISKLVVECKNEVEKIREQALNIE; from the coding sequence ATGAGAAGTATGACCGGTTATTCTAAGGAATTGTTTGAAAATGATGACTTCAGAGTAAAAATAGAGATAAAAAGTGTAAACAACAAAAATTTAAATCTGAAAATAAAATTACCTTATATACTGAATTTTTTGGAAAACAAGATAAAGACCGAAGTAGCTTCAAGAGTTTCTAGGGGTTCTGTAGATCTAAGAATTGATTTTGAAGATAAGAGAGAGCTCGGAGAGCTATTTGAGTATAACGGTAATCTAGCCTCATCTTATATGAAAGTTTTGGAAAGACTGGAGGAAGATTTTAATGAAAAGTTCTCTAGTAAACTGGATATTCTGATCAAACAGCCCAGTGTAGTGAGAAAAAATGAGCTGGAAATAGACGAAGCTGAATATGCTGATATTGTTAAAAATACACTTCATAAAGCCATAGATTCCTTTTTAGAGATGAAAGAAGGGGAGGGAGCTAGACTTAAACTTTACTTTGAAGAGCGGCTAAAGTCTATAGAGGAAAAAGTAGCTCAGATAATAGAAAAAAAAGAAGACGTTGTAGACGACTACAGAGAGAAACTCCTAGAAAGATTAGATAGAGTTAGAAGAGATATAGAATTCAAAAAAGAGGATATGTTGAAAGAGATATTATTATTTACTGACAAATCAGATATATCAGAAGAGACTTCGAGACTAGAAAGTCATATAGAACAATTAAAAATGGAGCTTGAAAAAAATGGATCTAGTATAGGGAAAAAACTCGACTTTATTCTCCAGGAGATGTTTAGGGAACTTAACACTACAGGGGTAAAGTGCAATTTGTATGATATATCAAAACTGGTTGTGGAATGTAAAAACGAGGTTGAGAAAATACGTGAGCAGGCCTTGAATATCGAATAG